Proteins from a genomic interval of Candidatus Nanosynbacter sp. HMT-352:
- a CDS encoding ABC transporter ATP-binding protein — protein sequence MVMIELKNVTKIYGKKKNQFVALNDVSLQIPTGVSVAILGKSGSGKSTLMHAISGLDRPQQGQVIIDGQDILKLKQKQVDEFRARKIGFIFQSFFVQGNESVADNVSLPLEIVKTPRGLRESKINDALKAVDLYEKRKNRAKDLSGGQKQRLAIARAIVGSPQIIFADEPTGNLDSETGAKVEELLFNYNKQEGATLIIVTHDVDLAKKCDYQILIKDGKIKGSNMPKEGESGR from the coding sequence ATTGTTATGATTGAGCTTAAAAATGTGACGAAAATTTACGGCAAAAAGAAGAACCAATTTGTGGCGCTAAATGATGTGAGCTTGCAAATTCCAACTGGTGTGAGCGTGGCGATTTTGGGAAAATCTGGTTCAGGAAAATCGACGCTGATGCACGCAATTTCTGGCTTGGATCGACCGCAGCAAGGTCAAGTGATTATTGACGGTCAGGACATTCTGAAATTGAAACAAAAGCAAGTTGACGAGTTCCGCGCGAGAAAAATAGGTTTTATTTTCCAGAGTTTCTTTGTTCAGGGCAATGAAAGCGTGGCGGATAATGTGAGCTTGCCGCTGGAAATTGTGAAAACGCCAAGGGGCTTGAGGGAAAGTAAGATCAATGACGCGCTGAAGGCGGTGGACTTGTACGAGAAGCGCAAGAATCGTGCGAAGGATTTGTCGGGCGGTCAGAAGCAACGTTTGGCGATTGCGCGGGCAATTGTCGGCAGTCCTCAGATTATTTTTGCGGACGAACCTACGGGAAATTTGGATAGCGAAACTGGCGCGAAGGTGGAAGAATTGCTGTTCAATTACAACAAGCAAGAAGGCGCAACGCTGATTATCGTGACACACGACGTTGATTTGGCTAAGAAATGCGATTATCAAATCCTGATCAAAGACGGCAAAATTAAGGGGTCCAATATGCCGAAAGAAGGTGAAAGTGGACGTTGA
- a CDS encoding PadR family transcriptional regulator, with protein MDVDSYAESLAVQLRKGFLVYCVLLVCSNKAQYAGDIVKQLNNSDLTVVEGTIYPLLNRLQKDGYLQHEWQESEQGPPRKYYSLTDHGDQLIHELKDRINMLNNSLDNLEKGIK; from the coding sequence GTGGACGTTGATAGCTATGCGGAAAGCTTAGCGGTCCAATTGCGAAAAGGATTTTTGGTTTATTGCGTTTTACTGGTTTGTTCTAATAAAGCGCAGTACGCCGGCGACATTGTTAAGCAGTTGAACAATTCGGATTTAACAGTGGTCGAAGGTACGATTTATCCGCTACTGAATAGGCTGCAGAAAGACGGATATTTGCAACACGAATGGCAGGAAAGCGAGCAAGGTCCGCCGCGAAAATATTATTCATTGACAGATCACGGCGATCAGTTGATTCACGAACTTAAAGATCGCATAAATATGTTAAATAATTCGCTTGATAACTTAGAGAAAGGAATAAAATAA
- the hpf gene encoding ribosome hibernation-promoting factor, HPF/YfiA family yields MIKDITITGVKYELNATTKKYVERKIGSLGKYLPRHARKSASADVKIKQIDNPGGNKYEVEVIINVPDKKIVAKDSTMNVLAAVDIVEARLNGQVRKYKDDVLAHVGGSRGVLAKLKRTFGRK; encoded by the coding sequence ATGATTAAGGATATTACAATTACTGGCGTTAAATATGAGCTGAACGCCACAACAAAAAAATACGTTGAGCGAAAAATTGGTTCGTTGGGAAAATACTTGCCACGCCACGCGCGAAAAAGTGCATCTGCAGATGTGAAGATTAAGCAGATTGACAATCCTGGAGGCAACAAGTACGAAGTTGAAGTTATCATCAATGTGCCAGATAAGAAGATTGTAGCTAAGGACTCAACCATGAACGTTTTGGCTGCGGTGGACATCGTTGAAGCTAGGTTGAATGGTCAAGTTCGTAAGTATAAAGACGATGTGCTAGCTCATGTTGGCGGAAGTCGCGGGGTTTTGGCGAAGCTGAAGCGAACTTTCGGTCGAAAATAA
- a CDS encoding M16 family metallopeptidase → MKHTVEEIRLKNGARGLLIDVPDATVMSFQVQFRAGNRYVLNKDIYETAHIMEHMAFGANEKFRSEHNYEQEFTKNGAYHNAYTSDYSMVYEAICADFEWDRILELQRLAITTPRFNADELEAEKGNVRSELTGYLNNHNRVMWPRIQQALGEDILTYNQRLKTIANIELKDIKNHHKRTHTLKNMRFVVAGKMAGRKAAIKEHLEGWQLETGERFVIPRDEPRRANPVLVRRKEATNLTFGWSMMIPRELSDEEVTAMNALNHILTGTMSSRIFGAARKKGLAYGIFSDTSIGFYDSAWDFGGQVNVETAEKLFDIIVRELKKVLAGSISEEDLESVKSYSLGRYQMGAQTVGQVSNFYVGRYFADDFVRDYAAVPDSILAVTPDQLIETARQFFASNTWTLAAVTSEEKELLTKLYDKLDKLF, encoded by the coding sequence ATGAAACATACAGTTGAGGAAATTAGGCTGAAGAATGGTGCGCGCGGCTTGTTGATTGACGTTCCAGATGCTACAGTAATGAGTTTTCAGGTGCAGTTCAGGGCGGGGAATCGTTACGTTCTGAATAAAGATATTTACGAAACAGCTCACATTATGGAGCATATGGCGTTCGGCGCGAATGAAAAGTTTCGTTCGGAGCACAATTACGAGCAGGAATTTACCAAGAATGGCGCTTATCATAACGCTTACACTTCTGACTATTCAATGGTTTATGAAGCGATTTGTGCTGACTTTGAGTGGGATAGGATTTTGGAGCTTCAGAGGCTGGCTATTACAACGCCACGATTCAACGCCGATGAGCTTGAGGCGGAAAAGGGTAATGTTCGCTCTGAATTAACTGGTTATCTCAACAATCACAACCGCGTGATGTGGCCGCGCATTCAGCAGGCGCTGGGTGAAGATATTTTGACGTATAATCAGCGCCTAAAAACAATTGCTAATATTGAGCTAAAGGACATCAAAAATCATCACAAGCGAACGCACACTTTGAAGAATATGCGATTTGTGGTGGCTGGAAAAATGGCTGGACGAAAAGCGGCTATTAAAGAACACCTTGAGGGTTGGCAATTAGAGACGGGCGAGCGATTCGTTATTCCTCGCGATGAACCACGCAGGGCTAATCCGGTTTTAGTCAGACGAAAAGAGGCGACGAATTTGACATTTGGCTGGTCAATGATGATTCCGCGCGAGTTAAGTGATGAAGAAGTAACGGCCATGAACGCATTGAATCACATTCTGACCGGCACGATGAGCTCGAGGATTTTTGGCGCGGCTCGTAAAAAAGGCTTGGCGTATGGTATTTTTAGTGATACGTCGATTGGTTTTTACGATTCGGCTTGGGATTTTGGCGGACAAGTAAATGTTGAAACTGCAGAAAAGCTCTTTGATATTATCGTGAGAGAATTGAAGAAAGTTTTGGCTGGATCTATTTCTGAAGAAGATTTGGAAAGTGTGAAGTCATATTCGTTGGGTCGTTATCAAATGGGTGCTCAAACTGTTGGGCAAGTAAGCAATTTTTACGTAGGACGATATTTTGCTGACGATTTCGTGAGAGATTACGCCGCCGTTCCAGATTCTATTTTGGCGGTAACTCCTGATCAGTTGATTGAAACGGCTCGTCAATTTTTTG
- a CDS encoding ABC transporter permease, translating into MRRIDIIKRAGRNLGQSKGRTILTALAISVGAFTIGLALMAGEGGRLYTNSMVDAAGDKKSVSVYKKVTSSGPDSNLPEYSDSEDTEKDQSKAIEKYSMTDNDVKKIQKVPRVEKVTPAYSMYGVLYAKSSASDKKFVPSVTVKFDKTRMKFAAGNLDNFMPKKGEVVIPESYVKEMGFSDAKSAIGQTITLGLKKGDSPSKNADKEISLKVAAVDKPSDTILFYQPAVRVSVDDAKEIYAFSHAKNLPNDYSYVIASVDDEKNVEAVKSELGKDYVASSVQDVRKAMLTFVNMAQMALIGFGGLALLASVFGIVNTMYISVLERTSQIGLMKALGMRGRDIGKMFRYEAAWVGFLGGLIGVGLASLMSLLNPMIASFLKLEQGTNLLVVNPLQMGLLIIGLMIMAVLSGWLPSRKATKLDPIEALRTE; encoded by the coding sequence GTGAGAAGAATTGACATTATTAAACGCGCCGGTCGAAATTTGGGACAATCAAAAGGTCGCACGATTTTAACCGCGCTGGCAATTTCAGTTGGGGCGTTTACGATTGGTCTGGCGCTGATGGCTGGAGAAGGTGGTCGGCTGTATACGAACAGCATGGTCGACGCGGCTGGTGATAAAAAATCCGTTTCGGTCTATAAAAAAGTAACCTCGTCGGGACCTGATAGCAACCTTCCAGAATATAGCGACTCGGAAGATACGGAAAAGGATCAGTCTAAGGCGATAGAAAAATATTCGATGACTGATAACGATGTGAAAAAAATACAGAAAGTTCCGCGCGTAGAAAAAGTGACGCCAGCTTATTCTATGTATGGAGTTTTATACGCCAAAAGTTCGGCGAGCGACAAAAAATTCGTGCCGAGTGTAACCGTGAAGTTTGATAAAACTCGAATGAAGTTTGCGGCTGGTAATTTGGACAATTTTATGCCGAAAAAAGGCGAAGTTGTTATTCCGGAATCTTACGTGAAAGAGATGGGATTTAGCGATGCAAAATCGGCAATTGGACAAACGATTACGCTAGGATTGAAAAAAGGAGATTCGCCGAGCAAGAACGCTGACAAAGAAATATCTCTGAAAGTTGCAGCAGTCGATAAGCCTTCGGACACGATTCTATTTTACCAGCCAGCTGTGCGCGTTTCTGTGGATGATGCTAAGGAGATTTACGCTTTCAGCCACGCCAAAAATTTGCCTAATGATTATTCTTACGTAATTGCGTCGGTTGATGATGAGAAAAACGTTGAGGCGGTGAAGAGTGAGCTTGGCAAGGACTACGTGGCGTCTTCGGTTCAGGATGTACGCAAGGCTATGCTTACTTTTGTGAATATGGCTCAAATGGCGCTGATTGGGTTTGGCGGTTTGGCGCTACTTGCGAGCGTGTTTGGAATTGTTAATACAATGTACATTTCGGTTTTGGAGCGAACTAGCCAGATTGGACTAATGAAAGCTTTGGGAATGCGAGGTCGTGATATCGGTAAAATGTTCAGGTATGAAGCGGCGTGGGTTGGGTTTCTCGGTGGTTTGATCGGCGTTGGTTTGGCGAGTTTGATGTCGCTACTTAATCCTATGATTGCTAGTTTTCTGAAGTTGGAGCAGGGCACGAATCTATTAGTCGTTAATCCTCTGCAAATGGGACTTTTGATAATCGGGCTGATGATTATGGCGGTACTTTCTGGCTGGCTGCCGAGTCGCAAGGCAACAAAATTAGATCCAATTGAAGCGTTAAGGACGGAGTAG
- the serS gene encoding serine--tRNA ligase, translating to MLDIKFIRENADLVQKSANDKGYKVDIAALLQLDDERRDLQKQVEALREQRNVISAKMKGGRPDQELIDQGKQLKVELAERESYLKSTEEKVAAILKNVPNITFDDVPLGGEEDSVEVKVYGDCKTGAKDHLDYAVSRGWVDFERGAKVAGAKFYYLKGDLALLENAVTQFALDYVTKQGFTFMTVPHMVNLRTAEGAGFTPKGEGSNEYVVDGEDLTLIGTAEMPLTGYHADEILDEKDLPLLYAGYSPCYRKEAGTYGKHTRGLFRVHQFNKLEMYAFCLPEQSKEIHEKILSVEEALWQQIGISYHVVNIAAGDLGAPAAKKYDIEYWSPVDQTYRELTSCSNCTDYQARGLNIRVRRENGTIESVHTLNGTAVSLARSLVVILENFQNPDGTLTVPEVLRPYMNGRDVI from the coding sequence ATGTTAGACATTAAGTTCATCCGAGAAAATGCCGATTTGGTGCAAAAGTCGGCAAACGATAAAGGCTATAAAGTTGATATTGCGGCATTGTTGCAATTAGACGATGAGCGTCGCGATTTACAGAAGCAAGTTGAAGCGTTACGCGAACAGCGCAATGTTATTTCAGCGAAGATGAAAGGCGGTCGACCAGACCAAGAGTTGATTGATCAGGGCAAGCAATTGAAAGTTGAGCTGGCAGAGCGTGAGAGCTATTTGAAATCGACCGAGGAAAAAGTTGCGGCAATTCTTAAAAACGTCCCGAATATCACTTTTGACGACGTGCCTTTGGGTGGCGAAGAAGATTCTGTTGAGGTAAAAGTTTATGGCGATTGTAAAACTGGTGCAAAAGACCATTTGGATTACGCTGTAAGTCGCGGCTGGGTGGACTTTGAGCGCGGCGCTAAGGTGGCTGGTGCGAAGTTTTATTATTTGAAGGGTGATTTGGCTTTGTTGGAAAATGCCGTAACTCAATTTGCCTTGGATTACGTGACAAAGCAGGGCTTCACATTTATGACCGTGCCGCATATGGTCAATTTGCGAACAGCTGAGGGTGCAGGTTTCACTCCAAAGGGTGAGGGCAGTAACGAATATGTAGTTGACGGTGAAGATTTGACGCTAATTGGTACGGCGGAAATGCCATTAACCGGCTACCACGCGGATGAGATTTTGGATGAAAAAGATTTGCCATTGCTATACGCTGGATATAGTCCTTGCTATCGAAAAGAGGCGGGAACATACGGCAAGCACACGCGTGGTCTGTTCCGAGTCCATCAATTTAATAAGTTGGAAATGTACGCGTTTTGTTTGCCTGAGCAATCTAAAGAGATTCATGAGAAAATTCTTAGCGTTGAAGAGGCGCTTTGGCAGCAAATCGGGATTTCTTATCACGTGGTTAATATTGCGGCGGGCGATTTGGGTGCACCGGCTGCAAAGAAGTACGACATTGAATATTGGTCGCCAGTTGACCAAACTTACCGTGAGCTGACGAGTTGCTCGAATTGTACTGATTATCAAGCTCGTGGTTTGAATATTCGAGTTCGCCGAGAAAATGGCACGATTGAATCTGTTCATACGTTGAATGGAACTGCGGTGTCGTTAGCACGATCGCTAGTAGTGATTTTGGAGAATTTCCAGAATCCAGATGGAACTTTGACTGTCCCTGAGGTACTTCGTCCGTATATGAATGGTCGTGACGTGATATAA
- a CDS encoding PspC domain-containing protein, giving the protein MKEITRIHLAKTAFSVEIDAKKSLEKYLNSIQKNMHADAEAMKEIEARMVEILAERGVMKEGVISDDDVLAIKNQMGEPRDFSDDSEDSTDELTDDNEKPEKQLMRDTDRAVVGGVCAGIAAYFNINPLWVRLIAIISPFVTFGTTVLVYLAMWVSMPPAKTASDKLRMRGKPVTLAALKEASADGISTVSVGKTPIAKFFQYFVGAVVLFTTLAILFGLIVGGALGVSVVNMLGGLSMQMWAWGVWISLAIGGISTVIFGAIVTRSIFAWKVNRLSVITMIVAASVVFMSLASAAIFSAHAGLEYARESQQLTKKVNIDIPDTTNASSIFIDMPVGNVSRINSDKFKVEAEFVDLPKANKPEINVRRDGDKIVLSVSEKCNAIFFDGCLKFYKPITGLKIYAPAGVNVSGLFYHNSIEAENSES; this is encoded by the coding sequence ATGAAGGAAATAACCAGGATTCATCTGGCAAAAACGGCGTTTAGTGTGGAAATTGACGCTAAGAAATCGCTAGAAAAGTACCTTAATTCGATTCAGAAAAATATGCACGCCGACGCGGAAGCGATGAAGGAAATTGAGGCGCGAATGGTTGAAATTTTAGCCGAGCGTGGCGTGATGAAAGAGGGCGTTATTAGCGACGATGACGTTTTGGCGATTAAAAATCAAATGGGCGAGCCGCGTGATTTTTCGGATGATAGTGAGGACTCAACTGATGAATTGACAGATGATAACGAAAAACCAGAAAAGCAATTGATGCGCGACACAGACAGGGCTGTCGTTGGCGGCGTGTGCGCGGGAATAGCGGCGTACTTTAATATCAATCCGTTGTGGGTGCGACTGATTGCAATTATCTCGCCGTTCGTAACATTCGGCACGACGGTTCTGGTTTACCTCGCGATGTGGGTGTCAATGCCGCCAGCAAAAACCGCGTCGGACAAATTACGAATGCGCGGAAAGCCGGTAACTTTGGCTGCGCTTAAGGAAGCTTCCGCTGATGGAATTTCAACTGTGTCTGTCGGAAAAACTCCAATTGCGAAATTTTTCCAATATTTTGTTGGTGCCGTGGTACTGTTTACGACGCTAGCGATACTGTTTGGGCTGATTGTTGGCGGGGCGCTTGGCGTTTCCGTGGTTAATATGCTCGGTGGCTTAAGTATGCAAATGTGGGCGTGGGGAGTATGGATTTCCTTAGCAATTGGCGGAATCTCGACGGTTATATTTGGCGCAATTGTAACGCGTAGCATATTCGCTTGGAAGGTCAATCGATTGTCTGTAATAACAATGATCGTGGCGGCATCCGTTGTTTTCATGAGTTTGGCAAGCGCCGCAATATTTAGCGCGCACGCTGGCTTGGAATATGCACGTGAATCGCAGCAACTCACAAAGAAAGTAAATATCGATATTCCAGATACGACAAACGCTAGTTCAATTTTTATTGATATGCCAGTGGGGAATGTTTCGCGAATAAATTCTGACAAGTTTAAGGTGGAAGCGGAGTTTGTGGATTTGCCAAAGGCGAACAAGCCAGAGATTAACGTGCGCCGCGATGGCGATAAAATTGTGCTATCTGTTTCTGAGAAGTGTAACGCGATATTCTTTGACGGTTGCTTGAAGTTCTATAAGCCGATAACTGGCTTGAAAATTTATGCTCCTGCGGGCGTGAACGTTAGTGGTTTGTTCTATCACAACTCAATTGAAGCAGAAAATTCCGAATCTTAG
- the secA gene encoding preprotein translocase subunit SecA has translation MAITQQKALSKIFGDPQKKILKRLRKQVDVINGLNDKYEKMSDKELRAQTDELKKRLSKKNVTLDTILPDAFAVAREAAKRVIGERPYDVQLIGGMVLHEGNVAEMKTGEGKTLVATLPTYLNALEGKGVHVVTVNDYLAQRDAGWMGQVYDFLGLTTGVIINEASFVYDKDYDNEHHDDPRMRKLRPVSRKEAYAADITYGTNNEFGFDYLRDNMVNDVDLLRQRELNFAIVDEVDSILIDEARTPLIISAPAAENPDNYYTFAKIAAKLVPEDYVLDEKRRSVALTDEGVEKVQKLLGIKNLYTPDHVRSVYHMDQALRAQTLFKRDKDYVVTNDGEVIIVDEHTGRLMQGRRYNEGLHQAIEAKEGVPVLEESMTLATISFQNYFRLYNKLSGMTGTAFTEAEEFQQIYSLDVIQIPPNKPVIREDKEDLIFKTEKAKLKAVAEAIKDYHKQGRPVLVGSGSIEKNEQIAKYLEKEGIKFEILNAKNNEREAAIVAKAGEKGAITLATNIAGRGTDIKLGEGVKELGGLVVIGSERHESRRIDNQLRGRGGRQGDPGETQFYVSTEDDLMRIFQGERIASLMDRLGVDDDTPIRTRAVSKTLEAAQKRVEGYNFDTRKNVVQYDNVINRHRRVVYVMRRRILEGDNIKPEIERLLRAKVHELTTLPSKNNPKFVEDFSVIFPVDKEKIEKVGKEKKDRLRYEKALELAEEAYAEKEREIGADDLRGVEREVYMAVLDTLWMQHLENMQHLREGIHWRSVGQRDPLVEYRSESQKLFESLQANLRDEVLATIFNIHKADATVRQSQDDEYDTELTRLAENAVERGVNEIGSGEENRDDDFSVKKGKTSAESNRAKNQARKKKKAQRQNRKKNRK, from the coding sequence ATGGCAATTACACAACAAAAAGCGCTGAGTAAGATTTTTGGCGATCCACAGAAGAAGATTTTGAAACGATTGCGTAAGCAAGTTGACGTTATTAACGGTCTGAATGACAAATATGAAAAGATGTCCGACAAGGAGCTTCGGGCGCAAACTGATGAGCTGAAAAAGCGTTTGTCGAAGAAAAATGTGACTCTTGATACTATTTTGCCAGACGCGTTTGCCGTGGCTAGGGAAGCCGCTAAGCGTGTGATTGGCGAGCGTCCATATGATGTGCAGTTGATTGGTGGCATGGTTCTTCATGAGGGCAACGTTGCCGAGATGAAAACTGGTGAAGGTAAGACTCTTGTAGCGACATTGCCGACTTATCTGAACGCTTTGGAGGGCAAGGGTGTTCACGTGGTGACGGTTAATGACTATTTGGCGCAGCGCGACGCCGGCTGGATGGGTCAAGTGTATGATTTCCTAGGCCTGACTACTGGCGTGATTATCAATGAGGCGTCATTTGTCTATGATAAAGATTATGACAATGAGCATCACGACGACCCTCGAATGCGCAAGCTTCGCCCAGTTTCACGTAAAGAGGCTTACGCTGCGGACATTACGTACGGCACGAATAACGAGTTTGGCTTTGACTATTTGCGCGACAACATGGTTAACGACGTTGATTTGCTCAGGCAGCGTGAATTGAACTTTGCAATCGTTGACGAGGTCGACTCAATTTTGATCGACGAAGCTCGTACGCCACTTATTATCTCTGCTCCAGCGGCTGAAAATCCTGACAATTATTACACGTTTGCTAAAATCGCCGCGAAGTTGGTTCCGGAAGATTACGTTTTGGATGAGAAGCGTCGAAGTGTTGCTTTGACTGATGAAGGTGTTGAAAAAGTCCAGAAATTGCTGGGAATAAAAAACTTGTACACACCAGATCACGTGCGCAGTGTTTATCACATGGATCAGGCTTTACGAGCACAGACATTATTCAAGCGCGACAAGGATTACGTTGTAACCAATGACGGCGAGGTGATCATCGTTGACGAACATACTGGTCGTTTGATGCAGGGTCGTCGCTATAATGAAGGCTTACACCAGGCAATTGAGGCAAAAGAAGGTGTTCCTGTGCTGGAAGAGAGCATGACCTTGGCGACAATTTCATTCCAGAATTATTTCCGTTTGTATAATAAATTGAGCGGTATGACTGGTACGGCATTTACTGAAGCTGAGGAGTTCCAGCAAATTTATTCACTTGACGTTATCCAAATTCCACCGAACAAACCAGTTATTCGCGAGGATAAGGAAGATCTGATTTTCAAGACTGAAAAGGCCAAACTTAAAGCTGTCGCTGAGGCGATTAAGGATTACCACAAGCAAGGTCGTCCTGTTTTGGTTGGTTCTGGTTCTATTGAGAAGAATGAGCAAATTGCTAAATATTTGGAAAAAGAAGGTATTAAATTTGAGATTCTGAACGCTAAGAACAATGAGCGTGAGGCTGCTATTGTTGCGAAAGCCGGCGAAAAAGGCGCGATTACTTTGGCTACAAATATTGCTGGTCGCGGTACGGACATTAAGCTTGGCGAGGGCGTGAAGGAATTGGGCGGCTTGGTTGTTATCGGTTCAGAGCGACACGAATCACGCCGAATTGACAATCAGTTGCGTGGTCGTGGCGGACGTCAGGGTGATCCAGGCGAGACTCAGTTTTATGTTTCGACCGAAGATGATTTGATGCGAATTTTCCAGGGTGAGCGAATTGCGTCGTTGATGGATAGGTTGGGTGTTGATGATGACACGCCAATCAGAACTCGCGCCGTATCGAAAACGTTGGAAGCAGCGCAGAAGCGAGTTGAGGGTTACAACTTTGATACGCGCAAAAATGTTGTTCAATACGACAATGTGATTAACCGTCATCGTCGCGTCGTTTATGTTATGCGACGTAGGATTTTGGAAGGCGATAATATCAAGCCAGAAATTGAGCGATTATTGCGAGCTAAAGTTCACGAATTGACGACTCTTCCATCGAAGAATAACCCAAAGTTTGTCGAGGATTTCTCGGTTATTTTCCCAGTTGATAAGGAAAAAATTGAAAAGGTTGGCAAGGAAAAGAAAGATCGTTTGCGCTATGAGAAGGCGCTGGAGTTGGCTGAAGAAGCTTACGCGGAGAAAGAGCGTGAGATTGGCGCCGATGATTTGCGCGGAGTTGAGCGCGAAGTTTACATGGCGGTGTTGGACACATTGTGGATGCAACATTTGGAAAATATGCAACATTTGCGCGAGGGAATTCACTGGCGAAGTGTTGGACAGCGCGATCCTTTGGTGGAATATCGATCAGAATCTCAGAAGTTGTTCGAGAGTTTGCAGGCTAATCTTCGCGATGAAGTTTTGGCAACGATATTTAATATTCATAAAGCCGACGCTACAGTCCGTCAATCTCAAGACGACGAATATGACACTGAACTGACTCGTTTGGCGGAAAATGCTGTTGAGCGTGGCGTAAATGAAATTGGTTCGGGCGAGGAAAATCGCGACGATGACTTCTCTGTGAAAAAGGGCAAGACCAGCGCGGAATCAAATCGTGCGAAGAATCAAGCTCGAAAGAAGAAAAAGGCTCAGCGACAGAACCGTAAGAAAAATCGTAAATAA
- a CDS encoding undecaprenyl-diphosphate phosphatase, which produces MAWWQAIILGVIEGITEFLPISSTGHLTIAEKLLGMRIDDPSVVAFTAIIQIGAILAAVIYFWSDIWRILQAWWRGLWWKRARRKFDYKYGWAIIIGSIPIAIVGLLFKHEVETVLRSLWFVAFGLIGWSVVMWLADNRAVNNKRGETETSWKDTLAIGAGQCLSLIPGVSRSGATISVGLFRGFDRVSVTKLSFFLGIPALVAAGLLEVVTKYKHISGGVGWTPTIIATVISFGVGYLAVSWLLKFIQSNNFRPFIIYRFVLGLVLLMLLGFGVISHV; this is translated from the coding sequence GTGGCTTGGTGGCAAGCAATTATTCTCGGCGTAATTGAGGGAATTACGGAATTCTTACCGATTTCTTCGACTGGGCATTTGACGATTGCTGAGAAGTTGTTGGGAATGCGAATTGACGATCCGAGTGTCGTGGCTTTTACGGCGATAATCCAGATCGGAGCAATTTTGGCAGCGGTGATTTATTTCTGGAGCGACATCTGGCGGATTTTACAGGCTTGGTGGCGCGGTTTATGGTGGAAGCGAGCGCGTCGAAAGTTTGATTATAAATATGGTTGGGCAATTATTATCGGCTCAATTCCTATTGCGATTGTCGGATTATTATTTAAGCATGAAGTTGAAACAGTTCTTCGCAGTTTGTGGTTTGTGGCGTTCGGGTTGATTGGTTGGAGCGTTGTTATGTGGCTGGCTGACAATCGTGCGGTAAATAACAAGCGTGGCGAAACTGAGACGAGCTGGAAAGACACTTTGGCGATTGGTGCGGGGCAGTGCTTGTCTCTCATTCCGGGAGTTAGTCGCTCTGGCGCAACGATTTCAGTCGGTTTATTCCGTGGATTTGATCGCGTGTCGGTTACGAAGTTGAGTTTCTTCTTGGGTATTCCAGCACTAGTCGCGGCGGGGTTGTTGGAAGTTGTCACCAAATATAAACACATTTCTGGTGGCGTTGGCTGGACTCCAACCATAATCGCCACGGTAATTTCATTCGGCGTCGGTTATTTGGCTGTGTCGTGGCTGTTAAAATTTATTCAGAGCAATAATTTCCGACCGTTTATAATTTATCGATTCGTATTAGGTCTGGTGTTGTTGATGCTGCTTGGCTTTGGTGTTATTTCTCACGTTTAG